From Lolium perenne isolate Kyuss_39 chromosome 5, Kyuss_2.0, whole genome shotgun sequence, a single genomic window includes:
- the LOC127304665 gene encoding F-box/FBD/LRR-repeat protein At1g13570-like, with the protein MEAGSPSRRKRKLEEAPAAAAERGAHGLEPPPRMGEGEEGGAAAADRISDLPDPILADIVSLLPTKDGVCTQILASRWRHLWRSASLNLDCDGLDGLYYYLAEDDDRTLAALAALIPRLLSAHPGPGRRFCVPACYLRSRSAAVDAWLRSPTLDGLHELEFCDVYACEPTRPLPPLSALPAPAFRFSATLRVATIRACHLPDSTAQTLHFPQLKKLALVDVVVSETWLHSMIAGCPALECLLIHTTSGVRRIRINSLSLRSIGVRVGCQRTNELQLQELIIENAPCLERLLCLNLLDGLQVSVTSAPKFQTIACVSDRRDFSTSLMIGCDAVIQGLHLDRLTVAVCTVKILAVDLFMFDLDTVIALMRCFPCLEKLYLESVPGGYNLWRRKHRDLIKCFDIRLKTIGLGSYRGIKSQVDFVTFFILNAKVLELMIVHVSPQDYYRGFAAEESRKLMFENRASKGAQIHFTTDTCLRGVSEINDACDLDLTDPFITRC; encoded by the exons ATGGAGGCGGGGAGTCCTAGTCGGAGGAAGAGGAAACTAGAGGAGGCACCGGCGGCTGCGGCGGAGAGAGGCGCTCATGGCCTAGAACCGCCGCCCAGAATGGGAGAAGGTGAAGAAGGAGGCGCCGCCGCTGCCGACCGCATCAGCGACCTCCCGGACCCCATCCTCGCCGACATCGTCTCCCTCCTCCCCACCAAGGACGGCGTCTGCACACAGATCCTTGCGTctcggtggcgccacctctggcgctcCGCCTCCCTCAACCTCGACTGCGACGGCCTCGACGGCCTCTACTACTACTTGGCCGAAGATGACGACCGCACCCTCGCTGCCCTCGCTGCCCTCATCCCTCGCCTCCTCTCCGCCCACCCGGGTCCCGGTCGCCGCTTCTGCGTCCCCGCGTGCTACCTCCGCTCCCGATCCGCTGCCGTCGACGCCTGGCTCCGCTCCCCCACCCTTGATGGCCTCCACGAGCTCGAGTTCTGCGACGTCTATGCCTGTGAGCCAACACGGCCACTGCCGCCTCTGTCGGCGCTACCGGCACCCGCCTTCCGCTTCTCAGCCACCCTACGTGTCGCCACCATCAGAGCATGCCACCTCCCTGACTCTACTGCCCAGACGCTTCACTTCCCCCAGCTTAAGAAGCTGGCTCTCGTGGATGTCGTCGTGTCCGAGACCTGGTTGCACAGCATGATTGCTGGCTGTCCTGCTCTGGAGTGTTTGCTGATTCACACCACCTCAGGCGTCCGTCGCATCCGGATCAACTCCCTTAGCCTTAGGAGCATTGGCGTGCGTGTTGGTTGTCAGCGGACGAATGAGCTCCAGCTCCAGGAACTCATCATCGAGAACGCCCCTTGCCTTGAAAGGTTGCTCTGTCTTAATCTATTGGATGGCCTACAAGTATCGGTAACCTCCGCACCTAAGTTCCAGACCATAGCCTGCGTTTCTGATAGGCGTGACTTCTCCACAAGTCTCATGATTGGCTGTGATGCAGTTATTCAG GGATTGCATCTCGATAGGCTGACCGTGGCGGTATGCACTGTCAAGATATTGGCTGTTGATTTGTTTATGTTTGATCTGGATACAGTTATTGCGTTGATGAGATGCTTTCCCTGCTTGGAGAAGTTGTACCTTGAG TCTGTGCCAGGAGGATACAATTTATGGCGCCGTAAACATCGGGATCTTATCAAATGTTTTGACATCCGGCTAAAAACAATAGGATTGGGATCTTATCGGGGCATCAAGTCACAAGTTGATTTCGTCACATTCTTCATACTGAATGCAAAAGTGCTTGAGTTAATGATAGTTCATGTTAGCCCCCAGGATTATTATCGGGGATTTGCTGCAGAGGAGTCTAGGAAGCTGATGTTTGAGAACAGAGCTTCTAAAGGTGCTCAGATTCACTTTACGACTGATACATGTCTCCGTGGTGTTTCAGAAATCAATGATGCTTGTGATTTGGATCTAACTGATCCCTTCATAACTAGATGTTGA